In a genomic window of Brassica rapa cultivar Chiifu-401-42 chromosome A10, CAAS_Brap_v3.01, whole genome shotgun sequence:
- the LOC103846594 gene encoding GSH-induced LITAF domain protein translates to MSKEGEPVIGVPYYAGQNPYQAGIVPPNAIYGDPMGAPIQQTFYRDTPAPFNCLYCGNTGLTHIRSKPGVAAVVACMTPFMLGFCFLCPSMDCLWNKQHHCPQCGNKVADFEKSDPCLVMDPPQWTQSSFALPA, encoded by the exons ATGTCGAAAGAAGGAGAACCGGTGATCGGAGTACCGTATTACGCGGGGCAGAACCCGTACCAGGCGGGGATCGTGCCGCCGAACGCTATCTATGGAGATCCGATGGGAGCTCCGATCCAGCAAACGTTTTATCGGGATACTCCTGCTCCTTTCAATTGCCTCTATTGCGGCAATACTGGTCTCACCCATATCAG ATCAAAACCGGGTGTAGCTGCTGTTGTGGCTTGCATGACTCCGTTTATGCTTGGATTCTGTTTTCTCTGCCCTTCGATGGATTGCCTTTGGAACAAACAGCATCATTGCCCTCAGTGTGGGAATAAG GTTGCTGACTTTGAGAAATCAGATCCCTGCCTGGTGATGGATCCGCCGCAGTGGACGCAATCGAGCTTTGCACTCCCTGCTTGA
- the LOC103846595 gene encoding NAC domain-containing protein 83: MFPSSYTALCLLPPSPSVIYLSTLFGTMDKVKLVKNGVMRLPPGFRFHPTDEELVVQYLKRKVLSSPLPASIIPDFDVCRADPWDLPGNLEKERYFFSTREAKYPNGNRSNRATGSGYWKATGIDKRVVTSRGNQIVGLKKTLVFYKGKPPHGSRTDWIMHEYRLSSSPPSSMGPTQNWVLCRIFLKKRAGSKSDGDEGDNRNIRYDNDHTEIITTNQTEDKTKPIFFDFMRKERTTDLNLLPSSSSSDHASSGLTTEIFSSDEETSSCNSFRRNL, encoded by the exons ATGTTTCCCTCTTCCTACACCGCACTCTGTCTTCTTCCTCCATCTCCTTCTGTGATTTATCTCTCCACTTTGTTTGGAACTATGGATAAGGTTAAACTTGTAAAGAATGGTGTTATGAGATTACCACCTGGATTCAGATTTCATCCCACTGATGAGGAACTTGTGGTTCAGTATCTCAAGAGAAAAGTCTTGTCTTCTCCATTACCAGCTTCCATCATTCCTGACTTTGATGTTTGCAGAGCTGATCCTTGGGACTTGCCTG GCAATTTGGAGAAGGAGAGGTACTTCTTCAGCACAAGGGAAGCCAAGTACCCAAATGGGAACCGGTCTAACCGAGCAACCGGTTCGGGTTATTGGAAAGCTACCGGTATTGATAAACGGGTTGTGACCTCTCGAGGAAATCAAATCGTTGGTTTGAAGAAAACACTCGTTTTCTACAAAGGCAAACCACCTCATGGCTCAAGAACCGATTGGATCATGCACGAATATCGTCTCTCTTCCTCTCCTCCG AGTTCAATGGGTCCTACTCAGAACTGGGTTCTTTGTCGTATCTTCCTTAAAAAGAGAGCTGGCAGCAAGAGCGACGGCGACGAGGGAGATAACCGGAATATAAGATATGATAATGACCATACTGAAATAATTACAACAAACCAAACTGAAGATAAAACTAAACCAATCTTCTTCGATTTCATGAGAAAAGAAAGGACCACAGACTTGAACCTTTTGCCAAGCTCTTCTTCTTCCGACCACGCTTCAAGTGGACTCACGACGGAGATATTCTCTTCTGATGAAGAGACCAGTAGTTGCAATAGTTTCAGACGAAatctttaa
- the LOC103846593 gene encoding uncharacterized protein LOC103846593 encodes MASPLLGPPELKDSNSPLPTSSPRDPFMDLMVSNFNKSTKVNVSPSPPMGLTENGAATYLSAGNPCLDFFFHVVPSTPKESIEQRLSTAWSHDALTTLKLICNLRGVRGTGKSDKEGFYTAALWLHGCHPKTLACNLDSLSKFGYFKDFPEILYRILKGFEIRRVQKSEWLQRKGRRSAPRSGGGRGRGRGRARAPFFIDLSRSSHKGRGRKKPAATREMRIANAEKRNQEEKAKARLDRKLEKITMGKKAFTRYSQDPDYRFLHERVSDLFADYLKKDLEFLASGETNKISLAAKWCPSLDSSFDKATLLCESIARRIFPRESFPEYEGVEEAHYAYRVRDRLRKQVLVPLRKTLQLPEVYMGAKEWGSLPYNRVASVAMKSYKEIFLNHDAERFQKYLADAREGNTKIAAGAVLPHEIIGELEGGDGGQVVELQWKRMVDDLKKKGSLTSCIAISDVSGSMTGDPMEVSVALGLLISELTEEPWRGKMITFSGDPELQVVEGDDLRTKTRFVRRMKWGMNTDFQKVFDLILKVAVDGRLKPEEMIKRVFVFSDMEFDQAATSSSVSYYGGTRQVANTWETDYEAIAIKYREAGYGDVVPEIVFWNLRDSSSTPVSGSKKGVALVSGFSKNLIKMFLDNDGEINPMAIMEAAISKEEYSKLVVVD; translated from the coding sequence ATGGCTTCACCTTTGCTTGGTCCCCCGGAGCTTAAAGACTCCAACTCTCCCCTCCCGACCTCTAGTCCCAGAGATCCATTCATGGACCTAATGGTTTCAAACTTCAACAAGTCAACCAAAGTCAACGTCTCCCCTTCTCCTCCCATGGGCCTAACCGAGAACGGAGCCGCGACCTACCTATCCGCAGGTAACCCTTGCCTCGACTTCTTCTTCCACGTCGTTCCCAGCACTCCCAAGGAATCAATAGAGCAGAGACTCTCCACGGCTTGGAGCCACGACGCTTTGACCACCCTCAAGCTTATCTGTAACCTTCGCGGAGTCCGCGGCACAGGAAAGTCAGACAAGGAAGGGTTTTACACGGCGGCGCTGTGGCTACACGGTTGCCACCCCAAAACCCTGGCGTGTAACCTCGACTCTTTATCCAAGTTTGGATACTTTAAAGACTTTCCGGAGATTCTTTATAGGATACTGAAAGGGTTTGAGATCCGTAGGGTTCAGAAGTCTGAATGGCTACAGAGGAAAGGTCGTCGTTCCGCGCCTCGATCTGGAGGTGGTAGAGGTAGAGGTAGAGGTAGAGCAAGAGCTCCTTTCTTTATTGATTTGTCGAGATCCTCTCATAAGGGTCGTGGACGTAAGAAGCCGGCGGCTACGAGGGAGATGAGGATAGCTAATGCTGAGAAGAGGAACCAAGAAGAGAAGGCGAAAGCTAGATTGGACCGCAAGCTTGAGAAGATTACAATGGGGAAGAAAGCTTTCACTAGATACTCTCAAGATCCGGACTACCGTTTCCTCCACGAACGCGTCTCCGATCTATTCGCAGACTACTTAaagaaagatctcgagttcttGGCGTCTGGAGAAACGAACAAGATCTCTTTAGCTGCTAAGTGGTGTCCGTCGTTGGACTCTTCCTTCGACAAAGCGACTCTTCTCTGCGAGAGCATCGCTAGAAGAATATTCCCTCGCGAATCTTTCCCGGAGTACGAAGGCGTGGAGGAAGCTCACTACGCGTACAGAGTGCGTGACCGCTTAAGGAAACAAGTTCTTGTTCCGTTACGAAAGACTCTGCAGCTACCAGAGGTTTACATGGGAGCTAAAGAATGGGGCTCTCTCCCTTACAACAGAGTAGCTTCCGTGGCGATGAAGTCTTACAAGGAGATATTCTTAAACCACGACGCGGAGAGGTTTCAGAAGTATCTAGCCGACGCGAGAGAAGGGAATACCAAGATCGCCGCCGGCGCTGTCTTACCTCACGAGATCATCGGCGAGCTGGAAGGAGGCGACGGCGGACAAGTCGTCGAGCTGCAGTGGAAACGAATGGTGGACGATTTAAAGAAGAAAGGCTCCTTAACGAGCTGCATCGCGATCTCCGACGTCTCGGGGTCCATGACCGGGGATCCGATGGAGGTCTCCGTCGCCTTGGGGCTTCTCATCTCGGAGCTGACGGAGGAGCCGTGGAGAGGGAAGATGATAACGTTCAGCGGCGATCCCGAGCTTCAGGTGGTGGAGGGAGATGATCTGAGGACGAAGACGAGGTTCGTGAGGAGGATGAAGTGGGGGATGAACACTGATTTTCAGAAGGTGTTTGATCTGATTCTCAAAGTTGCCGTCGATGGGAGGTTGAAGCCGGAGGAGATGATCAAGAGAGTGTTCGTGTTCAGCGACATGGAGTTTGATCAAGCCGCGACCTCGTCTTCGGTGTCTTATTATGGTGGTACTAGACAGGTCGCGAATACATGGGAAACGGACTACGAGGCGATTGCTATAAAGTATAGGGAGGCAGGGTACGGTGACGTGGTGCCGGAGATAGTGTTTTGGAACTTGAGGGACTCGAGTTCGACCCCGGTGAGTGGGAGCAAGAAGGGAGTAGCGTTGGTGAGTGGGTTTTCGAAGAATCTGATCAAGATGTTTTTGGATAATGATGGAGAGATTAATCCCATGGCTATTATGGAGGCTGCTATATCAAAGGAAGAGTATAGCAAGCTTGTCGTTGTTGACTGA
- the LOC103846592 gene encoding protein TIFY 9 isoform X2 — protein MSKVTTELDFFGLEKKQTNNGPKPKFKKLLDRGRSFREIQGAISKMDPEIIKSLLATGANPSDTSTRSLSVPSTPKEDHQRILISPVHAPLTRPSTELVSGTVPMTIFYNGTVSVFQVSPNKAEDIMKVAMETSPKKDKSMEKDLSIFPSQGGSHCKGFLRSARRE, from the exons ATGTCTAAGGTTACCACAGAGCTTGACTTCTTCGGTCTTGAGAAGAAGCAGACCAACAACGGTCCTAAGCCTAAGTTCAAGAAACTTCTTGACCGCGGTCGTAGTTTCCGAG AAATTCAAGGTGCGATTTCTAAGATGGATCCGGAGATTATCAAATCGCTGTTAGCTACTGGTGCTAACCCTTCCGATACCTCGACCAGATCTCTATCGGTTCCGTCTACTCCAAAGGAAGATCATCAACGGATCCTGATTTCTCCGGTCCATGCCCCTCTCACCAg GCCCAGTACAGAACTTGTCTCTGGAACTGTACCTATGACAATTTTCTACAATGGGACCGTCTCAGTTTTCCAAGTGTCTCCTAACAAAGCTGAGGACATTATGAAGGTGGCCATGGAAACATCACCAAAGAAAGACAAATCTATGGAGAAAGATCTCTCG ATCTTCCCATCGCAAGGAGGAAGTCACTGCAAAGGTTTCTTGAGAAGCGCAAGGAGAG
- the LOC103846592 gene encoding protein TIFY 9 isoform X1, translating to MSKVTTELDFFGLEKKQTNNGPKPKFKKLLDRGRSFREIQGAISKMDPEIIKSLLATGANPSDTSTRSLSVPSTPKEDHQRILISPVHAPLTRPSTELVSGTVPMTIFYNGTVSVFQVSPNKAEDIMKVAMETSPKKDKSMEKDLSVIPPTTLRTKLFGQNIDGDLPIARRKSLQRFLEKRKERVVSTSPYFPTSA from the exons ATGTCTAAGGTTACCACAGAGCTTGACTTCTTCGGTCTTGAGAAGAAGCAGACCAACAACGGTCCTAAGCCTAAGTTCAAGAAACTTCTTGACCGCGGTCGTAGTTTCCGAG AAATTCAAGGTGCGATTTCTAAGATGGATCCGGAGATTATCAAATCGCTGTTAGCTACTGGTGCTAACCCTTCCGATACCTCGACCAGATCTCTATCGGTTCCGTCTACTCCAAAGGAAGATCATCAACGGATCCTGATTTCTCCGGTCCATGCCCCTCTCACCAg GCCCAGTACAGAACTTGTCTCTGGAACTGTACCTATGACAATTTTCTACAATGGGACCGTCTCAGTTTTCCAAGTGTCTCCTAACAAAGCTGAGGACATTATGAAGGTGGCCATGGAAACATCACCAAAGAAAGACAAATCTATGGAGAAAGATCTCTCGGTAATTCCTCCGACCACCTTAAGAACAAAGCTCTTTGGCCAGAATATAGATGGAG ATCTTCCCATCGCAAGGAGGAAGTCACTGCAAAGGTTTCTTGAGAAGCGCAAGGAGAG